ACTAATGCGTACAGTCTAGATCCAAtgatggctagctagcttagcttgATAAGGTACAAGTGACCTTATCCATTAATGTTACCTAGCTAGTGTCATGGCGATCTAATAACTGACTTTGCTCAAGAAGAATCTACGAGAGTGCAATCAATAAAGGAATTAAACTGTAAACTATCACAAACAAGCTATAAAAAGTTACCACTACATCTAAAACCTTAACCTGCTTTCAAAGTTCGCTAAGGTTAACCTATCTTAGCGTTAGCGTGACAGCTACTTACCTTTAATGTAGTTAGATCGGCTTAATTAGTACCTAGAAAACCTCAAGATGTTGCgagaaaagaaaagcacaaaaaaaattaaataaattaaaaaaaaactttaaaagaaATGACTATGTACGTGTCTAGGTTTAAAGCGAATACAAGACTTTCGCCCAGCACACCCCAACCCTTGGCGTCAGGCAATGGCGTACACACGTTTTCTGGTTTATATACTCAGAAAAATCTCTGCCCAAACATGGACAAGTTTGATTGGGTAGTTGAGAGAGGGCGTATCTTCTTCCCACATTCTCATTGGTAGAAAGTCTTGTAACGTCCCAGGCCACAAACACCGCCCCTCCGAGCTGAGTGTCTTGGTAAACCTATTCGGTGAAAGGCAAAATCGTTTTCAATCCGTGTGTGAAATGAGAAATCCTCCCTTCTCAGGTCTGAAAGAGGAACAAATGTCATGTATTTTACTCACTGTGTTGTGATACATTCAGGCGATAACAATACACGTTCAACAGATTTATAATTATGGCATGATTATATGAGAATGTTAGACTGATCGTGAAGGTTGTCTATTTTATATGCGTTTTATATTCGACAGTTTCTCCTTTCAGACTTTCGGCAGAGTTCTCTTTTATTCACTTTTACTTTAGggaaaatgttacaaaattaaCAGTGATATTGGCAATCAGAACCGTTTTTACATCAGGGCCATGTACAATTAAACTCATgcagcaaaatgtttttaattgtaaaatCAAAACAGTAAACCTTTCTCATATATTTGCAAAATCCTGCTGTAACTCTACTGGTTAGAACTGAATTCATTCAAGTCGATCTTAAAATATAATCATTCGGAGAGCAACTTAAACTACTTCACTAGATAATGTATTCATATACATttgtaatgaaaataatataataggTCCTTATTGTTTAGAACAATAAGCAATTTTAGTTGCATATGTTCAGAAAGAGGTGTCTTACAAATCCTTTATTTGTGTGATGTTATAACAATGAAATACTTTTCCGTTATGTGCCCCGAATGACCAAAACAGGTTTTGACCGTGGGCAACTAGGGCATTAATGTCCGTTGGAGTATTGTGAAAAATGACAACCGTTGAACTGCACCTTTGAAATATAGATACaacttaacatttttataaagattgtaaagaaaaaatataaccaccaaaagaaacaaataagtTATATAGACAGTTAACCAAATGCTGGAAACTTTAGGGTCTTTTCGCTAAAAACCGCTTTGCCCGTTCGTATATGCAAAGATCTCCTGGGCTTCAGTTTCCAAGCAACAACACACTGTTTTCCCGGAGGATTTCCGTCCCCAGGTGCTTTAGCGAGGCCAGACAGCTGCAGCACAACGCTCGTCGACACCCGTCAGTGGATCACTGCAATGCATATCTTgagtgtatttatttacttatttatttatagaaaacGGCCTGTGTTTATTAACTTGTTTTTATAAGCCCACAACTGTAATGTGAATTCAATACATGTAATGCATttatatcttttaaaataacactttattaaaggcaaacaaacccaaatctaaattaaacagtatttccaatTAAGACAGTCCAGTTAAACATCTCCAATTCAGGTAGTCAGTTGGAATGATGATTTTCAAGGGCGACCCTTATTACCAAAATAGGCCTGTTGTTCAAGGGAATATTAAATGTGCCATATTGCGTATGTTCAATGTTAAAACGTCTGGATTCCACAAAAGATTATTAGTCAACATTAGAAAGGTCTCTTCTGGAGAAAGTCAGCACTGCCGTTTCACCAGCTGCACAGCGCCACCTTGTGGTTCACAGTAAATTTCGATGTTTCACAGTGAATGCAACTCACAATTAATACAAGAATTACtcaaaaaaataacaaacacacacacacgagccatTGCCACTCACGTTTATAGGTTATGTATTCCAAACTCTTTGGACTATGTTGTGGCCATAGAAGAATTTAATTGATTTAAAGGCAGTTCTACTGAGATTCCTAACGTACTTATATTGTAAGCATGCATTAAGTAGTTATCCAAGTGGGTGACATTTATATTACTGCCAGACAATAAATCAGTCAGTCTGTTGGttatatatgacaaataaatgaACTGTAATCCTTTAGCAAAAGCCAGTAAGGAGAATCCAAATCCTAATTCAGACTCCTTCCTGTTAAGGAATATTCTGATGGGAGAGTAAGGAAGCTATGAATaaggaaagaaaggaaggaagacaGGCAGATagaaaagcagagagacagaagtaagAATTAGAGGACATGCAGGCAGTCAACTCCTTTTTACCCACAATCATTTGTTGCAACTGATCATCTTACAAATATTTACGTAAACATTCTGATATGAGTGATGCCATCGTGTACACAAAACATAGATTTGCACATCTTAGTGTTCTGGACCAGCTTAAGACTGGACTAACACTGCGAAAACCCACAGACATAGAGCCTTGTTTAATTGAAGTGTTATTCCAGACATTTCCAGAGAACAGAATAGTAAATGCACAGTAACAATGATATTTTTggctaaaatgtaaaatacttaACTGGAATTAAGTTGGTTAACTTGgttcttaaaaataaagcaaatgttatttcataataaaaacacccatatacacaaacattaatttatgtGATTCTTGCCCACTAAACTATAAAGTTACTTTGATGTAGTGTTTTTTGAATGTGAGAAATTAGTTAGAAACATACTGATTAGATGTAATCCACCAAACGAACTACTAAATTATGTCAAATGTTAACCATGCGAAAGTGTATCATGCACTGAGGTATTATGTCACTGATATTTCTGCACACCGAACTGCATCGATTCAAATCAGTCTTTAATCAGATTGCATAGGACTTATTAAAAGccctttaatgtgtttaattggTATTTTCCTGCTCTGGTAAGAAACATATTCTACATTCCTCAGACATATAATGGTTTAACAttaagataataaaataaaaataacttctTGTCACAGTACAGGCCCTTCCCCctcaaacatctgtgtgtgtgtgtgtgtgtgtgtctgtagtgccacaccctcttgtgtcattcacctgatccttgttgtgtgtaattgtcatgcgtctATATAAGTCTCGTATTTTATCATTGaggttgttggtgtttgacccaagtagtgcgtatgtgtgtgttgaggcatgaatgttaaatttaaatgaaaacgtATGTTCAACGTGCCTTATCCCTGCATCCTGTTTAACCCTCCATCGTTACACTTCTTAATTATGAAAAGTTGTTTTTCTAGCATTAATGATTTGGGGAAATGACCTAATTCTCATAATGATAGTGTGACTCCAGAAGAATACTGGATCAACACTAGCAAACCAGCTCCATAAGGATGTGTTCTTTTAAGGACATCTACCGAGACCCTGCCTTCAGATTACTGAAGAAAAGCTGGCCCAGTTCacactgttgtcatggtaaaatgtgtgtgttcatggaaAACTCCAGGGTGCGAACTTAAGTATGGACTTAAGTATGGACTTAAGTATGGACTTAAGTATGGACTTAAGTATGGATAAAAAACTCAACTGaaagaaacacaagagaaaCCTAATGACATAGTAACTCACATGACAAGGACAAAATGTTAGAACAATAGATGAAATAGCAGAATGGACAGAGTTAATGCTCCACTTGAGATGTGCTCCTCGGTCGAGTAACTGCCCCCAGGGTATTTACAGAGGTGAGATGTTCTGCTCAGTGGTGTAAGGTTTCATAAGGGTGTAGGTGTTTGGCATTAATACAGTAACCACCCCTACCAAAACACATGTTGCAGGTATTTACAAATAAAGCTATAATTTCTTTCTGTGAGTGTTGTATTTGTTCTGTgagtattgtattttttctctgttgtatttgttctgtgagtgttgtttgttctgtgaatgttgtttttttctctgagtgctgttttttctgtgagtgttgtattttttctgtgtgttgtatttgttcTGCGAGTGTTGTATTTATTCTGTGAGTGTTGAATTAGTTCTGTGAGTGTTGTATCTGTTCAGTGTTGTATTTTttctgtgagtgttgtgtttgttctgtgaGTGTAATATTTGTTCTAACTATCCAGCAGAGGGCTTCACACCTCAGACACCCAATAACAATCGCCTCATTTAGAGTGCAGTGGCCATCCTGagtcacaggcacacacacacacatcctgtctgGGCACACTGGGCTAGTGTGCCTCCCTCTGTGCTCGTCGCTGTGCCAGGGCCCTTCCTGCCAAGGTGGCAGCACACTGTATGTAATGTTCATGGCCCACTGAGCTCTCACCCCTGGAACCAGCAGAACCAGCCAGAGCACCAGAACATGAGCAGCTTACAGAGGAAACAAGTCTACAGAGGCTGGCTGAGAGAGGCATggagtaggacacacacacacacgcacatacacgcgcacacacacacacacacacgtgcacacacacgcatgcatgcatacacacacacacacacatgcacacacacaaacatacacgcacacacatacacacacacacacacacacacacagacagacaggcacacacacatagacaggcAGACATATCCTGacacagggaggaggaggagcagacgTTGAGGGACAACTCACGTTTTCTTCTCTTTATCCCTTCTGAGGGGCAGCGTGACGGAGCTCTGCAGCTTGTCCGCCTCTACCTTCCTCCTACTGAAGGAgctcatctcctcctccagctccccaCATTTCTCCTCCAGAtgcctcttctcctcctcatgCCAGCGCTTTAGCAGCTCGAAGCGTTCATggagctggacacacacacacaaagacagggACACTCAGTCCccctcactgtaacacactctcCTTTTCTCTAGACTTAGACACTTTCTACAGCAAACAGGAAGTCTTgaatacgcacatgcacatttacTCAAGACAAGAACAGTGTATATTTATGCAGCCTGCCCTCCCGcaacctctgacctctctctctctctccttcagctgGGCCTCAGTCTCCTTCACTCTGGTGATGAATGCCTGACGCATGGCGTCCTCTCTGTGGTGGACTTCAGTGAGGAACTCCCTCCTCTTTGTCATATATATGTCCTGCAGACTGAGGGGGACATgagacacactgagacactcTGATCCACACAGACGTTCTCTTCACTCACCCCAACCAGCTGCAGCTGGACAGAGGACTCAAACCTAtcagcacagcagccagaggCCTTGCTATTTGCCACTGTAGTAAGCTGGCAGGAGTGGAGAATGAGATCTGGATGGGGTGTTTCCATGGCAGGCCCACCGCGGCACCTGAAGGGCTGGCTGTCAGTGCCGGGGTCTCGGAAACCCATGGCTTCCAGTCTGCAGTGGCGGTACAGCTCGTAGTGGCGCGTGTGGGTCTGCTCACGCAGGTCCTCCATGTTCACACGGATCAACATCTCACGCAGCTTCACAAAGTCACAGTGACTCTCATCctccactgaacacacacacacacacacacacacgcgcgcacaaatGGTTAGTATATTACAATGCAGTACATCCTtagtgcatgtttttgttctatTCCAAGCTCAAACACACTTGGGCCTAAAGCACTTAATTAAAAGCCCTTGTACTAAGTACTCACGGTTGATTTGTAGTTCACAAAACTGTAATACTCTAAAAAGCAGACTACTCTACTCAAAATGGTGCACAGATGGGTTCTCTCTTTATGCTGTGAGCACAGTGGTATGTTTTCCTTGTCTGGCTGCTCTGTGGGTAGAACCTGAGGCGCTTGTGTGGAGTGGCAGTAAATACCCACCCTGCACCACACCCCACGGGTACTGCCTGCCCCGCACTAGCTGGGTCTCCACTTTAACCTCCTCACTGCTCCCCACCACAGCGAACGGCAAATGTGCCTGCAacagacagtcacacactcaacgctgccacctgctggtctTTCTGGAATTCCTGCCAGTGCAGACTCTCGGCTCATCATAACAAAGCAACTTCTTTGTTTGTGCACAAAGGATAACATTTTCTTTACTacatgctgtcctgtgtgtgtgtgtgcacactgacCAAAGGACAAGGAAATGGTTCCttattaatgtaaacataatttGTTGTGTAGGACTCACGTTCATGGACGAGTTGATTTCTTTAAGCGCGTCGTCGTCCGTGGGAAACTGGTAA
This region of Electrophorus electricus isolate fEleEle1 chromosome 2, fEleEle1.pri, whole genome shotgun sequence genomic DNA includes:
- the LOC113588598 gene encoding septin-8-B-like isoform X1, whose product is MAAADTGHSEEKRTLTLRGHVGFDSLPDQLVSKSVSQGFIFNVLCVGETGIGKSTLMNTLFNTTFEKEESSHHQNIVHLRSRTYDLQESNVDLRLTIVDTVGFGDQVHREESYKPIVDYIDKQFENFLQEELKIRRSLCNYPDTRLHVCLYFLCPTGHSLKPLHLLTMKRLYTKVNIIPIIAKADTISKCDLQKFKIKIMSELLSNGVQIYQFPTDDDALKEINSSMNAHLPFAVVGSSEEVKVETQLVRGRQYPWGVVQVEDESHCDFVKLREMLIRVNMEDLREQTHTRHYELYRHCRLEAMGFRDPGTDSQPFSLQDIYMTKRREFLTEVHHREDAMRQAFITRVKETEAQLKERERELHERFELLKRWHEEEKRHLEEKCGELEEEMSSFSRRKVEADKLQSSVTLPLRRDKEKKTFLTLPSEYSLTGRSLN
- the LOC113588598 gene encoding septin-8-B-like isoform X2, encoding MNTLFNTTFEKEESSHHQNIVHLRSRTYDLQESNVDLRLTIVDTVGFGDQVHREESYKPIVDYIDKQFENFLQEELKIRRSLCNYPDTRLHVCLYFLCPTGHSLKPLHLLTMKRLYTKVNIIPIIAKADTISKCDLQKFKIKIMSELLSNGVQIYQFPTDDDALKEINSSMNAHLPFAVVGSSEEVKVETQLVRGRQYPWGVVQVEDESHCDFVKLREMLIRVNMEDLREQTHTRHYELYRHCRLEAMGFRDPGTDSQPFSLQDIYMTKRREFLTEVHHREDAMRQAFITRVKETEAQLKERERELHERFELLKRWHEEEKRHLEEKCGELEEEMSSFSRRKVEADKLQSSVTLPLRRDKEKKTFLTLPSEYSLTGRSLN